The proteins below are encoded in one region of Treponema primitia ZAS-1:
- a CDS encoding DUF2156 domain-containing protein produces the protein MQIPCYPDFVPLTLGLKDEMHPRLSQTPDGVSEYTFGDLFLFRKRYNYRVSQIPDKTFILSGEREGKKFFMTPCAVPDRDILEELFKTHEYWKGIPDSVLIPSREHLEEWGIEIAEDRDNFDYLYLRSDLAELPGKKYHKKRNLVNQFVNYYSHEQQPLSAEIIPQALWVLDRWRKDKGADGDYIAARESLELFNELEMTGAMYYINGEPAGWCLGESLADGRMFTIHFEKALDDYKGIFQYINQSFAASLPESFIHINREQDLGDEGLRQAKMTYRPSGFVKKYTAIQGRTLF, from the coding sequence ATGCAGATTCCCTGTTACCCCGATTTTGTACCCCTAACCCTGGGATTAAAAGATGAAATGCATCCCCGTCTTTCCCAAACCCCCGATGGTGTATCTGAATATACCTTTGGGGATCTTTTCTTATTCCGGAAACGGTACAATTACCGGGTTTCCCAGATACCGGATAAAACCTTTATACTCTCCGGCGAAAGGGAGGGGAAAAAATTCTTTATGACCCCCTGTGCGGTTCCGGACCGGGACATTCTGGAAGAGCTTTTTAAGACCCATGAGTACTGGAAGGGCATCCCCGATTCGGTACTTATCCCCAGCCGGGAACATCTGGAAGAATGGGGCATTGAAATTGCGGAGGACCGGGACAATTTTGACTATCTCTACCTGCGGAGCGATCTGGCGGAGCTGCCGGGCAAGAAATACCATAAAAAGCGGAACTTGGTTAACCAGTTTGTAAATTACTATTCCCACGAGCAGCAGCCCCTAAGCGCGGAGATCATCCCCCAGGCCCTGTGGGTCCTGGACCGCTGGCGGAAAGACAAGGGCGCCGACGGGGATTATATCGCCGCCCGGGAAAGCCTGGAATTGTTCAACGAACTGGAAATGACGGGCGCCATGTATTACATAAACGGCGAGCCCGCCGGCTGGTGTCTGGGAGAAAGCCTTGCGGATGGCCGCATGTTCACTATCCATTTTGAAAAAGCTCTTGATGATTATAAGGGGATTTTTCAGTACATAAACCAAAGCTTTGCCGCCTCCCTGCCGGAATCGTTTATCCATATCAACCGGGAGCAGGATCTGGGAGACGAGGGGCTGCGGCAGGCCAAGATGACCTACCGGCCTTCGGGCTTTGTCAAAAAATATACCGCCATCCAGGGAAGGACCTTATTTTAA
- a CDS encoding S1C family serine protease: protein MKLYSRGQVIFFSVLSVLIVVMFAVGIGVLRIPLKGGTEAEAVKNPEADPLEALQLRQSPYTNPLLTKTAELQAYTEDERENIGVYEQLNEAVVNITTETVAINWFLEPVPQEGGSGSGSIIDTRGYVLTNNHVIENAYKVFINLADGTQLEGSLIGTDPENDLAVLKFDPPRGAELKTVPFGNSENLKVGQKVMAIGNPFALERTLTVGIVSGLGRPIQTSRQNIIRDMIQTDASINPGNSGGPLLDSMGRMIGINTMIYSPSGGSVGIGFAVPVNTAKRVVAELIAYGKVRRGWIDASVVQIFPALVRYAKLPVDSGLLVSRTNRNGFAEQAGIRQGSEPVRYGSSVIYLGGDIISSVDGMKTETLADLYSALEDNKPGERVAVELIRGGRTIRLELTLADREESRQ, encoded by the coding sequence ATGAAATTGTATAGCCGCGGGCAGGTAATCTTTTTTTCTGTGTTGAGCGTCCTCATTGTAGTTATGTTTGCCGTGGGGATAGGCGTTTTACGGATACCCCTGAAAGGCGGAACTGAGGCCGAGGCGGTCAAAAACCCCGAAGCGGATCCCCTGGAAGCGCTGCAACTGCGGCAGTCTCCCTATACTAATCCTCTGCTGACAAAAACTGCGGAGCTCCAGGCTTATACGGAGGACGAACGGGAGAATATCGGGGTCTACGAGCAGCTTAACGAGGCGGTGGTGAACATCACCACCGAAACCGTGGCGATCAACTGGTTCCTGGAGCCGGTGCCCCAGGAGGGCGGTTCCGGGTCGGGGTCTATCATCGATACCCGGGGCTATGTGTTAACCAACAATCACGTTATCGAAAATGCATATAAGGTATTTATCAACCTGGCCGATGGGACCCAGCTTGAGGGTTCGCTTATCGGTACGGACCCGGAAAATGATCTGGCGGTGTTGAAGTTTGATCCCCCCCGGGGGGCGGAACTGAAGACCGTGCCCTTCGGAAATTCGGAGAACCTTAAGGTGGGCCAGAAGGTGATGGCCATCGGCAACCCCTTTGCCTTGGAGCGGACCCTGACCGTGGGTATCGTTTCCGGACTGGGACGGCCTATACAGACCTCCAGGCAGAATATTATTCGGGACATGATCCAGACCGATGCTTCTATTAATCCCGGCAATTCCGGAGGGCCCCTCCTGGATTCCATGGGCAGGATGATCGGCATTAATACTATGATCTATTCCCCCTCCGGCGGTTCCGTGGGTATTGGGTTTGCGGTACCGGTGAATACCGCCAAGCGGGTGGTGGCTGAGCTTATCGCCTATGGGAAGGTCCGGCGTGGCTGGATCGACGCATCGGTTGTGCAGATTTTCCCCGCCCTGGTGCGCTACGCTAAGCTGCCGGTAGATTCGGGGCTCCTGGTATCCCGGACTAACCGCAATGGTTTTGCGGAACAGGCGGGGATACGCCAAGGGAGTGAGCCCGTGCGCTACGGGTCCAGTGTGATCTACCTTGGCGGGGATATTATCAGTTCCGTGGATGGGATGAAAACCGAAACCCTGGCGGATCTTTACTCAGCCCTGGAGGATAATAAGCCCGGGGAACGGGTTGCGGTGGAGTTGATCCGCGGTGGAAGGACGATCCGGCTGGAGTTAACTTTGGCGGATCGGGAAGAGTCCAGGCAGTAA
- a CDS encoding manganese efflux pump MntP family protein: MVSIILIGFSLAFDALAVSISSGISNRDLKTFHVVRGSFFFGAFQFIMPVTGWFLGKTFVVYIETFDHWIAFALLAFIGGKMLFSALPQKNKEKPTETNIDIQNIGSLFILAIATSIDALAVGLSFSMVNQDIWIPALIIGCMTFVLCFFGFEFGKKIGSAFENGSQIIGGLILIGIGIKILLEHIL; encoded by the coding sequence ATGGTTTCCATTATACTGATCGGTTTTAGTCTTGCCTTTGATGCCCTTGCGGTTTCAATCAGTTCGGGCATAAGTAATAGGGACCTAAAAACATTTCATGTTGTCAGGGGTTCCTTCTTTTTTGGCGCCTTCCAATTTATCATGCCCGTAACCGGATGGTTTTTGGGGAAAACCTTTGTTGTTTACATAGAGACATTTGATCATTGGATAGCCTTTGCTTTGTTGGCTTTTATTGGCGGTAAAATGCTTTTTAGTGCACTGCCACAAAAGAATAAGGAAAAACCAACTGAAACAAATATTGACATTCAGAATATTGGGAGCCTTTTTATACTTGCAATAGCAACAAGCATTGATGCGCTGGCGGTTGGTCTGTCCTTTAGTATGGTGAATCAGGATATATGGATTCCCGCATTAATTATCGGATGTATGACCTTTGTATTATGTTTTTTTGGTTTTGAATTCGGGAAAAAAATCGGATCGGCTTTTGAAAATGGATCACAGATTATTGGCGGATTGATTCTAATTGGAATAGGCATAAAAATTCTTCTGGAACATATTCTGTAG